In one Cervus elaphus chromosome 9, mCerEla1.1, whole genome shotgun sequence genomic region, the following are encoded:
- the LOC122700272 gene encoding SLC35A4 upstream open reading frame protein has protein sequence MADDKDSLPKLKDLAFLKNQLERLQQRVEDEVNSGVGQDASFLSSPFLKGFLAGYVVAKLRASAVLGFAVGTCTGIYVAQAYAVPNVEKTLRDYLQSLRKGPD, from the exons ATGGCGGATGACAAG GATTCTCTTCCCAAGCTTAAGGACCTGGCTTTTCTCAAGAACCAGCTGGAACGCCTGCAGCAGCGTGTGGAAGACGAAGTCAACAGTGGTGTAGGCCAG GATGCCTCATTCTTGTCCTCCCCATTCCTCAAGGGCTTCCTGGCTGGCTATGTGGTGGCCAAACTGAGGGCATCAGCAGTATTGGGCTTTGCCGTGGGCACCTGCACTGGCATATATGTAGCTCAGGCATATGCTGTGCCCAATGTGGAGAAGACATTGAGGGACTATCTTCAATCACTGCGCAAAGGGCCCGACTAG
- the LOC122700796 gene encoding uncharacterized protein LOC122700796 translates to MGTGAALGQGPSASAALTDNPQARLTVVVEVERTRSGPKETCCPTLLLEGAKSICLLRPGPLDSQEQCITFDRVLGSDAAQEAEQELLARVRPTLGSVGRGYSVALLLRGRETEAPRLVPQLLQMLFEEARPLKGSDAMLSTLSLVQLSASGRSRDLLTPGAGNLSVLEVAPLGLVVENASEVEVSDSRAASELYLRAACGEGRSCSLLTVTMSCLGPDPPEGPGTQGMWQGALRILQLPGEVDCPLLQVLAGNVAGEEVEGSLTWIVSWLLEGNNYSSLLLRLDPQGSPLSLFQSALLGAAGRRRKVKHVRPILWDAVEEARARRAGLKSLRSGLLGDALTDSGLSQLGRALRELHVVKAWSQRWGSWMLKAVKIEAVGLPEPQLHFMDKKTEAQKTSHLPEVTHSTASPNPGLQKEPQVAGRTASIGPDLHQMHPFRDSEEQAQQTPDVALHFFLAQAQRHRLRGQHQAWIQEALKHIEQDNEVVAGDQVKGLVAEEDSKERQRWHREQTVLRCQLEALQAERDAAEQDLTALYDLHVQAARAQTCHVLQVFRAWRGLCEEQVMTTEHHYRSLLAGILQDSISLATQNQELQAQNKQLRQTGLAAVVLDTCPEEKSGDQESDRGTFFSPHL, encoded by the exons ATGGGCACAGGGGCTGCTTTGGGCCAGGGCCCCTCAGCCTCCGCAGCCCTCACTGACAACCCACAGGCCCGGTTGACCGTGGTGGTGGAAGTAGAGCGGACAAGATCTG GCCCCAAGGAGACCTGCTGCCCTACGCTCCTTCTGGAGGGGGCCAAGAGCATCTGCCTACTTCGGCCTGGGCCTCTGGACAGTCAG GAACAATGCATCACCTTTGATAGAGTCCTGGGTTCTGATGCGGCTCAG GAGGCAGAGCAGGAGCTGCTAGCACGAGTCCGGCCCACACTGGGCTCCGTGGGCCGAGGGTACAGTGTGGCCCTGCTGCTTCGGGGTCGGGAAACAGAGGCGCCCCGGCTCGTGCCTCAG CTGCTACAGATGCTGTTTGAAGAAGCTCGGCCCCTCAAGGGCTCTGACGCTATGCTTAGCACTCTTAGCCTGGTACAG CTCAGCGCCAGTGGGAGGAGCCGGGACCTGCTGACTCCAGGGGCAGGGAACCTATCCGTGCTGGAGGTGGCTCCTCTGGGCTT GGTGGTGGAAAATGCCAGTGAAGTGGAGGTATCTGACTCAAGAGCTGCTTCAGAGCTGTACTTGCGGGCTGCATGTGGAGAAGGCAG GAGCTGCTCTCTGCTCACTGTCACCATGTCCTGCCTGGGGCCTGACCCTCCTGAGGGGCCTGGGACCCAGGGCATGTGGCAAGGAGCCTTGCGGATCCTGCAGCTTCCAGGAGAAGT AGACTGTCCCCTGCTGCAGGTACTGGCTGGCAATGTGGCTGGTGAGGAGGTGGAGGGCTCTCTGACCTGGATTGTCTCATGGCTTCTGGAAGGAAACAACTACAGTAGCCTCCTTCTTCGCCTGGATCCTCAAG GCAGCCCCCTGAGCTTGTTCCAGTCTGCTTTGTTGGGGGccgcaggaaggaggaggaaggtgaAACACGTGAGGCCCATCCTGTGGGATGCAGTAGAAGAGGCCCGGGCCCGCCGAGCTGGTCTGAAGAGCCTGCGATCAGGCCTCCTTGGGGATGCCCTGACAGACAGTGGGCTCAGCCAACTGGGCAGGGCACTGCGGGAGCTGCAT GTGGTAAAAGCCTGGAGCCAGCGTTGGGGAAGCTGGATGCTCAAAGCAGTCAAAATTGAGGCTGTGGGGCTCCCAGAACCACAG CTCCACTTCATGGACAAGAAAACGGAGGCTCAAAAGACTAGCCACCTGCCTGAG GTGACACATTCAACAGCAAgccccaacccaggtctccagaagGAGCCTCAAG TGGCAGGAAGAACAGCATCTATAGGACCTGATCTCCACCAAATGCACCCATTCAGGGACTCTGAGGAACAG GCCCAGCAGACCCCGGATGTGGCCCTGCacttcttcctggctcaggcccAGAGGCACAGACTGCGAGGGCAGCACCAAGCGTGGATCCAAGAGGCGCTGAAGCACATCGAACAGGACAACGAGGTGGTGGCGGGTGACCAGGTCAAAGGTCTGGTGGCTGAGGAG GACTCCAAGGAGAGGCAGAGATGGCACCGGGAGCAGACAGTGCTGAGATGTCAGCTGGAGGCCCTTCAGGCAGAACGGGATGCCGCGGAGCAGGACCTGACAGCACTCTATGACCTACACGTGCAGGCTGCCCGGGCTCAGACATGCCATGTGCTGCAG GTATTTCGAGCCTGGCGGGGGCTGTGCGAGGAGCAGGTCATGACTACAGAGCATCACTACCGCAGCCTGCTGGCCGGCATCTTGCAAGACTCCATCAGCTTGGCCACACAGAACCAGGAGCTCCAAGCCCAGAATAAGCAACTTCGGCAGACTGGGTTGGCAGCGGTCGTGCTGGATACCTGCCCTGAGGAGAAATCTGGTGATCAGGAATCTGACAGGGGCACTTTCTTCTCTCCTCATTTGTAA
- the LOC122700268 gene encoding probable UDP-sugar transporter protein SLC35A4: MSVEDGGVPGLGRPRQARWTLMLLLSTAMYGAHAPLLALCHVDGRVPFRPSSAVLLTELTKLLLCALSLLVGWQAWPQGTPPWRQAAPFALSALLYGANNNLVIYLQRYMDPSTYQVLSNLKIGSTALFYCLCLRHRLSARQGLALLLLMAAGACYAAGGLQDPGTTLPGPPSAAATSPMPLHITPLGLLLLILYCLISGLSSVYTELLLKRQRLPLALQNLFLYTFGVLLNLGLHAGGGPGPGLLEGFSGWAALVVLSQALNGLLMSAVMKHGSSITRLFVVSCSLVVNAVLSAALLRLQLTAAFFLATLLIGLAVRLYYGSR; this comes from the coding sequence ATGAGTGTAGAGGACGGGGGTGTGCCAGGCCTGGGCCGTCCCAGGCAGGCCCGCTGGACCCTGATGCTGCTCCTGTCCACTGCTATGTACGGTGCCCATGCCCCATTGCTGGCACTGTGCCACGTGGATGGCCGTGTCCCCTTCCGACCCTCCTCGGCTGTACTGCTGACTGAACTGACCAAGCTGCTGCTCTGTGCCCTCTCCCTCTTGGTGGGCTGGCAAGCATGGCCCCAAGGGACCCCACCCTGGCGCCAGGCTGCCCCATTTGCACTGTCAGCCCTGTTGTACGGCGCCAACAACAACCTGGTGATCTACCTGCAACGTTACATGGACCCCAGCACCTACCAAGTGCTGAGCAATCTCAAGATTGGAAGCACAGCCCTGTTCTACTGCCTTTGCCTCCGACACCGCCTCTCTGCACGCCAGGGCTtagcgctgctgctgctgatggccGCAGGAGCCTGCTATGCAGCTGGGGGCCTCCAAGACCCAGGGACCACCCTTCCTGGGCCCCCTTCAGCAGCTGCCACGAGCCCCATGCCCCTGCACATCACTCCACTGGGACTGCTGCTTCTCATCCTGTACTGCCTCATCTCCGGCTTGTCCTCCGTGTACACAGAGCTGCTCCTGAAGCGGCAGCGGCTACCACTGGCCCTTCAAAACCTCTTCCTGTACACTTTTGGTGTGCTTCTGAACCTAGGTCTGCATGCAGGTGGTGGCCCgggcccaggcctcctggagggtTTCTCAGGATGGGCGGCACTCGTGGTGCTGAGCCAGGCACTGAATGGACTGCTCATGTCGGCCGTCATGAAACACGGCAGCAGCATCACACGCCTCTTTGTTGTGTCCTGCTCTCTAGTGGTCAATGCCGTGCTGTCAGCCGCCCTGCTGCGGCTTCAGCTCACCGCTGCCTTCTTCCTGGCCACACTGCTCATCGGCCTGGCAGTACGCCTGTACTATGGCAGTCGCTAG